DNA from Bordetella genomosp. 13:
GTGCAGCACGAAGACGGCCGAGGCTCCCAGCGCGCGCACCCGCTCCAGGATCAGCGACATGATCTGCGCCTGGATGGTCACGTCCAGCGCGCTGGTGGGTTCGTCGGCGATCAGCAGGCGAGGCTCGCAGGCCAGCGCAATGGCGATCATCACGCGCTGCTGCATGCCGCCCGACAGTTCGTGCGGATAGGCCGCCAGGCGAGCCTGCGGGTCGGCGATGCCCACGCTGTCCAGCAGCTCGATGGCGCGCGCGCGACAGGCGTCGCGCGACAGTCCGCGATGGCGGCGCAGCGGCTCAGACAGGTGCGCCAGCACGGTGTAGCAGGGGTTCAAGGCGGCCGAGGCATCCTGGAAGACGAGGCCCATGCGCGTGCCTCGCAGCCCGCGCAGCATGCGCTCCGGCGCATGCGCGACATCGTCGCCGCCCACTTCCAGGCGGCCTTCCAGTTCGACCTCGGGCGGACGCAGCAGACCCATCGCCGCGAAGGCCAGCGTCGACTTGCCCGCGCCCGATTCGCCGATCAGCGCCAGCGTCGCGCCCTCGGGCAGCCGTATGCTGACGTCGTCGAGCACGGCCATGCCCTTGCGGCGCAGCGTGAAGCGGTCCACGTGCATCATGTCCGGGCTCATCTCAACGCTCCCGTGTGCGCGGATCCAGCGCATCGCGCAGGCCTTCGGCCAGCAGGTTCAGGCCGACCAGCAGGATTGCCAGCGCCAGCCCCGGCGCGCCGGACATCCACGGCGCCATCATCACGAAACCCCTGCCCTCGGCGATCATCAGGCCCCAGTCGGGCGCGGGAGGCGCCACGCCCAGGCCCAGGAACGACAGTCCCGATCCCAGCAGAATGGCGATGGAAATGCGCATGCCCGCCTGGATGAGAATGGGAGAGGCGATGTTGGGCAGAATGTGGCGCAGGATCACGTCGCGTTCCGGCACGCCCATCAGCCGCGCCGCCTCGACATAGGGGCGCGACTTGATCTGCAGCACGTCGGCGCGCACCATGCGCGCGAAGGGGCCGACGAAGGACAATGCCAGCGCATAGATGACATTGGCCATGCCCAGCCCGAAGACGGCCATGAAGGCCATCGCCATGATCAGCTCCGGAAAGGCCAGCAGGCCGTCGACGACCCGCATCAAGGTCCACTCGGTGCGCCCGCCGCGCAGGCCGGCGTAGATGCCCAGCGGCACCCCGACCAGCAGGCCGAGCGCCACCGAGGCGACGCCCACCCACAACGCCGAGCGCGCGCCATACAGCAGGCGCGAGTAGATGTCTTGCCCGAACGAGTCAGTGCCCAGCCAGTGCCGCGCGGACGGTCCCTGCATCATCGCCATGATGTCCTGCTCGGTGGGCGGATACGGCGCGATGAGCGGCGCACACACGGCCATCAGCACGAACAGCAGCACGATGGCGCCGCCCGCCATCGCCTTGCGCTGCCGCCGCAGCAGGCGCCAGCCGCGCAGCAGACTCGACGGCGCGGCCGGCGCGCCCACGACGGAGGGATCAGCGGCCATGTTTGCGCAACCTCGGATCCAGCAGTGCATAAGTACGGTCGACCATGAAGTTGACCCCGATGAATAGCAGCGCGGTGATCATGATGCCGGCCTGCACGACACCGTATTCGCGCGTCTGTACCGCGGTGGTGATCATCATGCCCAGGCCGGGCAGCGTGAAGACGACTTCGGTCATCACCGCACCGCGCAGCATGCCGCCCAGCTGCAGGCCGATCACCGTCACCAGCGGCATCAGCACGTTGCGCATGCCGTGCACCCACACGACGCGCCATGCGGGTTCGCCGCGCGCCCGGGCCGCCATCATGTAGGGTTGGTCCAGCACTTCCAACAGGCTGGTCCGCGTGACCGAGGCGATGAGTCCCATGTACCAGGCGCCCAGGGTGACGGCGGGCAGCGCCAGGTGCCACAGGCCCGTGACCGGGTCTTCCCAGGGCGAGACATAGCCCATGGACGGAAACCAGCCCAGCGACACGCTGAACAGCCATATCAGCACCACGCCCAGGTAGAAGCTGGGAAACGCATTGCCGCCCACCGCGACGCCGCTGGTCGCCAGGTCGATCCAGCTGTTGCGCCGCAGGGCCGCCGCGACGCCCAGCGGAATGCCGGCCGCCAGCGCGATCAGCAGAGACAGCCCCGCCAGCGTCAGCGTGACGGGCAGCGCCTGGAAGATCGCCTGCTCGAAGATGTCCTGGCGGCTGACGTACGACAGGCCCCAGTCGCCCTGCACGAAGTCGGCCAGCCAGCGGCCGTACTGCACGGGCAGCGGCTGGTCCAGGCCCAGGTCGCGATACAGCTTGTCGTAGGACTCTTTCGAGAAGTCCGAGCCCAGCATCACCGTCACCGGATCGCCGGGCGTGGCCTTCAGGAACGCGAAGCTGATGACCGAGACCACCAGGAGCACCAGCGCCGTCTGCGCCAAGGCGCCCGCGGTCTGGCCCAGCCAGCCCGCGCGCGACAGGGGCGATGCGACGGCCATGTCAGGCCCGCCAGACGGTATGGAGATTCAGCAGGTCGGCAGGGATGTACTCGAAGCCGCTGACCTTCTTCGACAGAATCTTGAAGACCTTCATGTGCGCCAGCACCGCCAGCGGCGCGTCGGCCATCAGCACGTCCTCGGCCTCGATGTACAGCTTGCGGCGCTGCGCGACGTCCATGGTCTGGCCGGCCGCGGCGGCCGCCTTGTCGAAGGCCGGGTTGCTGTAGCCCACGAAGTTCCAAGGCTTGCCGGTGGACCATTCCGGCGTGATGGTTTCGTCGGGATCCAGGTCGGCGATCCATGCTTCGTCGTAAAGATCGAAGTCGCCGGCATTGCGGCGCTGCGCCCACACGGCGCGGTCGACCAGCTCGATCTTCGGCTTGATGCCGATCTGCGCCAGCATGGGCGCGATCAACTGGGCGTTGCGCGTGCCCATGCCGCCCGACCCGGTGAAGCCGTCGGTGACGATGTACACGGGATTGAGCTCGCCCTGGTGGCGCGACTTGGCGCGCAGCGCCTTGGCCTTTTCCAGGTCGAAGAACTGGCCGCGGCCGCTCTTGGCGATGTTGGGGTCGTAGAACTCGGTCATCGGAGGCGAGATGCACGTGTACGCGGCAATGGCCTCGCCGAAGTAGCTTTGCTGCACGATCACGTTGCGGTCGATGGCGAACGACACCGCCTGGCGCAGCACCAGTTCATCGAACGGCGCGCGCTTGTTGTTCATGCCGAGGAACGAATAGTTGCCCTCGACCTGGCCATACACCTGCAGGTCCGAGCGCTGGCGCAGCTGCGGAATGAACTGGAACGGGCACACCGACAGGCCGTCGACCTGGCCCGACAGCAGCGCGGCCACGCCCGCGCTGGGCTCCTTCAGCAGGCGGATCACCACCTTGTCGAGATAAGGCTGTCCGGCCTCGAAATAATCGGGATTGCGCACCAGCTCGATGGAGTCGTTCTCTTTCCAGCTGACGAACTTGAAGGGCCCGGTGCCCACCGGATTGCGGCCGAAGGCCTGGCCATGCTGCTCCACCGCGCGCTTGCTGACGATGGTTCCCGCGCGGCCGGTGCTGCCGGTCAGCGCCACGGGCAGGAAGGCGAAAGGCCGCTTGAAGCGCAGGCGCAGCGTCAGTTCGTCCACCACATCGATGCCGTCCAGGTCGGCGAACTTCCACGCATGCGGCGACTTCACCGCCGGGTCGGCCACGCGCGCCAGGCTCCATTTGACCGCCTCTGCATTGCACGGGTCGCCGTTGTGGAACTTCACGTTCGGGCGCAGCTTGAAGACGTGGGTCTTCTCGTCGACCATGTCCCAGCTCTGCGCCAGGTCCGGCGCGAAGCTGACGTTCTTGCCGTCGTACGCCACCTTCAGGATGCCGTTGAACACGTTGTTCAGCACCTTGATGGAGCCGCCCGACATGGTGAAGTGCGGATCCAGCGTATCGATCGCGTCGAGCCAGCCCAGCGTGATGGTGCCGCCCTTGCGCGGCGTAGACTGGGCCATGGCGCTGCCCATGCCCAGCGATGACGCGGCGGCCAGGCCCACGC
Protein-coding regions in this window:
- a CDS encoding ABC transporter substrate-binding protein translates to MTTPDYKSQLAAALAAKFQRRDFLKTVGAGVGLAAASSLGMGSAMAQSTPRKGGTITLGWLDAIDTLDPHFTMSGGSIKVLNNVFNGILKVAYDGKNVSFAPDLAQSWDMVDEKTHVFKLRPNVKFHNGDPCNAEAVKWSLARVADPAVKSPHAWKFADLDGIDVVDELTLRLRFKRPFAFLPVALTGSTGRAGTIVSKRAVEQHGQAFGRNPVGTGPFKFVSWKENDSIELVRNPDYFEAGQPYLDKVVIRLLKEPSAGVAALLSGQVDGLSVCPFQFIPQLRQRSDLQVYGQVEGNYSFLGMNNKRAPFDELVLRQAVSFAIDRNVIVQQSYFGEAIAAYTCISPPMTEFYDPNIAKSGRGQFFDLEKAKALRAKSRHQGELNPVYIVTDGFTGSGGMGTRNAQLIAPMLAQIGIKPKIELVDRAVWAQRRNAGDFDLYDEAWIADLDPDETITPEWSTGKPWNFVGYSNPAFDKAAAAAGQTMDVAQRRKLYIEAEDVLMADAPLAVLAHMKVFKILSKKVSGFEYIPADLLNLHTVWRA
- a CDS encoding ABC transporter ATP-binding protein codes for the protein MSPDMMHVDRFTLRRKGMAVLDDVSIRLPEGATLALIGESGAGKSTLAFAAMGLLRPPEVELEGRLEVGGDDVAHAPERMLRGLRGTRMGLVFQDASAALNPCYTVLAHLSEPLRRHRGLSRDACRARAIELLDSVGIADPQARLAAYPHELSGGMQQRVMIAIALACEPRLLIADEPTSALDVTIQAQIMSLILERVRALGASAVFVLHDLALATQVADRVAVMYGGQIVEQGPCGEVLGNPRHPYTRGLRASAIEFNAERLQPIPGVVPALSGMPPGCRFAPRCAHATARCGERPPQRQQGEVTLACWHA
- a CDS encoding ABC transporter permease encodes the protein MAVASPLSRAGWLGQTAGALAQTALVLLVVSVISFAFLKATPGDPVTVMLGSDFSKESYDKLYRDLGLDQPLPVQYGRWLADFVQGDWGLSYVSRQDIFEQAIFQALPVTLTLAGLSLLIALAAGIPLGVAAALRRNSWIDLATSGVAVGGNAFPSFYLGVVLIWLFSVSLGWFPSMGYVSPWEDPVTGLWHLALPAVTLGAWYMGLIASVTRTSLLEVLDQPYMMAARARGEPAWRVVWVHGMRNVLMPLVTVIGLQLGGMLRGAVMTEVVFTLPGLGMMITTAVQTREYGVVQAGIMITALLFIGVNFMVDRTYALLDPRLRKHGR
- a CDS encoding ABC transporter permease gives rise to the protein MAADPSVVGAPAAPSSLLRGWRLLRRQRKAMAGGAIVLLFVLMAVCAPLIAPYPPTEQDIMAMMQGPSARHWLGTDSFGQDIYSRLLYGARSALWVGVASVALGLLVGVPLGIYAGLRGGRTEWTLMRVVDGLLAFPELIMAMAFMAVFGLGMANVIYALALSFVGPFARMVRADVLQIKSRPYVEAARLMGVPERDVILRHILPNIASPILIQAGMRISIAILLGSGLSFLGLGVAPPAPDWGLMIAEGRGFVMMAPWMSGAPGLALAILLVGLNLLAEGLRDALDPRTRER